The Stieleria maiorica genome includes the window TTTGTCCAGCGATGGGTGGGGCTTGCTGTGCGGATGTGGGTGATTCTTCGGTTGAGCTTGGAGGTTGCGAGCATCACTGCTGTTGTGATGCAGAAGGGGAGCAAGCTCCGGCCGCTCCTGATTGTCCTGAGCCGTGCCACGATTGTTTCTGTGCGGGGGCCTTGCCTCCGGGGTTCAATGCGTCGGTCGAACTGACAGGAATGGTGGACACGCTCGCAATTGTTGCTGTCAACGATTTGGCAGCAACATCTGTCACTCAGCGTCTCGAATTTGCTTCGCGAGACGAATCGCCTCCGCAGGGGCGAGCGCTTCTAACGGCTTATTGCAGGTTCCTGCTGTAGGACGCTCTTTCAGCCGTTTTTTGGCTGCACTTCGTAGTGACTTTGGTTGCTTCGTGCTGCGCTGCCTGAGAACGGCTTTGTCGTTTGCTTGGCCACAAGCATCGTTTGAGTGTCACTCTTTGTTACAGCGGACGCAGCACCATGTCGAATGTCATTACTCAGCCGAAGGTCTCGGCAGAACCCATACCAGTCGATTCAGCGATCGACCAACAACCCACGCCCAATAGCGAGTTATCAGCAGCGGTGCGACCGCGAAACTCGCGTTTTCGGCGAGTGTTACTTGCGATAGTCGGATGGATTCCGCCTGTCTTGGTCGTTGCCGGTTTAGTGGCGTTGGCTTGGTATGGCCATCACAATGACTGGAAGCTGCCGAGTTTTGCGGCCACAGCCTCACCCACAAAAACCGGCCCAGCGTGGTGCGACAGTCACGGAGTACCGGAGGCGGAGTGCATCAATTGCGTTCCGGGTTTGATACAAGATTCCCCGAAGTTGACATTTTGCGATGTTCACGGCGTTCACGGCTGTGTGCTGCACAACCCATTGCTCGCCGAGACCAAGTCACTTGCCGAGATTACCGACAACGATCTTGTCCGAGCGGAACGGGCACTGACGGTGCGTCCTCGTCGGGAAAACTTGGCACTCAGTCAATTACCGGGTTCGCGAATCCAATTCGCTTCGCTCGATGCCATGCAGAGTGCAGGCGTTGACGTGGAACCGGTGCAACGCAATGCAATCATCGAAAGTGTCGAGACGGCCGGTGAAGTTCGCTATGACGCAACCAAGACTGCTCAGGTCTCTCCACTCGCCGACGGAATCGTGAAGGAAGTGCGGGTCAACGTCGGTGATTGGGTCGAGGCCGGGCAGGTGTTAGCGGTTGTCGATTCCGAGAAGGTGGGTCGGTTAAAGTCCGATCTTCTGTCAGCGTTGTCTGATGAGCGGCTGAAGCAGGACGCCGTTCGTCGCATCGAACCGCTCGCCAATCGCAATGTCATTCCGGGCAAGCGGCTGCTGGAAAGTCAGACTGAACTGCAACAGGCGACGTCGTTGGTGGAGAAAACCGTTCGATCTCTCAGCAATCTCGGCCTGTCGGTTGATCTGGACCGGCTTCGCTCCCTGGAGCCGGAACAGGCGAAGGACGCCGTACGCAACTTGGGGACCGACCAGATTGAGGCGCGGGACAGCGACAATCTGATTGTGGTGATCGCCACGTTGGCGGGCCGGGTGGTCGAACGTGAAACGGTAGTCGGCGAAGTCGTTGATCGTGGCACGCAAATGTTTCGGCTATCCGATACACGAACGGTTTGGCTTGATCTTCGTGTTCCCGCAGAAGAAGCATCGCTTGCGAAAATCGGACAGGAAGTTCGCTATCGTCCTGATGGACAAGCGACAGAGCATCGGGGCAAAGTCATTTGGATTAGTTCGGACGTTGATCGGCAGACTCGAACGGTACGAGTGAGAGCAGAGCTTGAGAACGAAGACGGCAGCCTTCGCAACGAGTCATTCGGTTTGGGCCAGATCGTGCTGCGAGACGAACCGGATGCGATCGTGGTGCCAGACTCGTCGATTCAATGGGACGGCGAAAATACGCTGGTCTTTGTTCGCGACAAGCGATTCTTTGAGAAAGACCGACCGAAGTTCTTTGTGGCTCGCTCGGTTCGCGTGGGAATCAAGCAGGACGGGTTTACGGAGATTATTGCGGGCGTGCTGCCGGGTGAAGTCGTGGCAAGTAGTGGCAGCGATGTGCTGCGGGCACAATTGCTGAAAAACAACTTGGGTGCAGGCTGCACCTGCGGTCACTGAGCCTGACGAAAAGGAATTCCCACGATGCTCACTCGCCTGATTGATCTTTCACTACATCATCGGTTCGCCGTTTTATTCGGTGTGCTGGTACTCATTGCGGGTGGCGGCTACGCACTGAGCCAGCTTGATGTCGATGCTTTTCCCGACACGACGCCAATCATGGTGCAGGTCAACACGACCGCACCTGCATTGTCGCCGGAAGAGATCGAACGCCAGATCACCTATCCAATCGAGCAGTCACTCAGCGGTCTGCCTTTGCTGGAGAACATTCGCTCGGTTTCGAAGTACGGTTTCTCGCAAGTTGTTGTGACGTTCGAGGATGGCACGGACATATACTTCGCCCGACAGGTTGTTGGCGAACGACTGGCAACCGTGGAGCTTCCCGGTGGGGTGAGTCGTCCAAAGATGGGACCGGTGGCAACGGGACTCGGCGAAGTTTTTCATTACGTGCTGACCTATCCGGGCGTGGACTTCACGAAGCTGCCTGAGTCTGAGCGGATGCGAATGCTGACCGAGCTTCGCACCACACACGATTGGGTGGTCAAACCACAGCTGCGAACCGTAGCGGGCACTGCCGAAATCAACAGTTGGGGTGGCTACGAAAAACAGTTTCAAGTTCGCATTGATCCGGCAGGTTTGGTGTCGCGCGGGCTGACGTTTGGCGAAGTCGTTGATGCGTTGCAAGAGAACAATCGCAATGTCGGCGGTGGCAACGTCGATCGCATGGGCGAAATGTTGCTCGTTCAGGGACTGGGACGCACGACTAATATTTCGCAGATTGAAAACATTGTGATCAAGGCGAGTGATGGTGTGCCGGTCCGGATTCGGGATGTGGCGACCGTTGAAGTCGGCCATGAAATACGACGTGGTGCAGTGACAGCAGACGGCAATGGTGAAGCTGTCATGGGGCTTGGCTTCATGCTGATGGGAGAGAACACGCATCAGTACACCGATGCACTGAAACAAAGAGTCGAGGAAATCAAGGCCAACCTGCCGCCGGGTATGACTCTGGTAACGATGTATGACCGCACGGAACTGGTCGATTCCGTGATCGACACCGTCCGAAAGAACCTGTTTGAAGGCGGGCTGCTGGTTATCGCCGTGCTGTTCTTCTTTCTCGGCAACCTGCGAGCCGGTCTCATCGTCGCGTTAGCAATTCCGCTGTCGATGCTGTTTGCATTCAGTGGCATGTGGCGTTTCGGGATTGTTGCCAGCCTACTCAGTCTGGGTGCGATCGACTTTGGGTTGGTCGTCGATAGTTCGGTCGTGATGGTTGAGAATTGTGTGCGTCATTTGTCGCAGGCCAATCCACTCAATCGCAGTCGATTGGAACGCATCCGTGACGCGGCGGTTGAAGTTCGCGGCCCGACGATGTTCGGCGAACTCATCATCATGATCGTCTATTTGCCGATCCTGACGCTGGAAGGCATCGAAGGCAAGATGTTCCGTCCAATGGCACTGACGGTCATCTTCGCCTTGGCCGGTTCGATGCTGCTTTCAATGACGTTAATGCCGGTGCTGGCCAGTCTGCTGCTGCCCAAGAAAATGAGTCATCGTGAGCCGCTGCTCGTGCGTATCCTCAAGCGGCTCTACCGCCCCGTGTTGCACTTCACGATGCACCAGAAGACAGCCATCATCGGATTCGCGGTGGCTGTGTTGGTAGTCGCTTTCGGGATGATTGCTCCAAACCTCGGCACCGAGTTCATGCCACAACTTTCGGAAGGCTCGGTTGCAATCAACGTAGTCCGGCTGGCGGGGACACAACTGGATGAGTCGATGCGTTTCAATACGCAGATGGAAAAGGCGCTTTTGGACGAATTTCCGGATGAAGTGGCTCATGTCTGGAGCCGCATCGGTTCGGCAGAAATTGCCACCGATCCAATGGGACTCGAATTGACTGATGTGTTCATCACGCTCAAACCGCGAGACGAATGGAAGAAGGCAGCTACGCAAGCTGAACTGACGGCGTTGTTCGAGCAGAAGCTGCGAACACTTCCCGGCCAGCGACTCGCCTACACTCAGCCCATTAAACTGCGAATGGACGAATTGGGAACCGGTAGTCGTAGCGACATTGCAGTCAAACTCTACGGCGATGATCTGGATACGCTTGCCGCCAAGGCCACCGAAATCGAGCGAGTGCTGCTCGACGTTCCCGGTTCAGCGGATGTCGGTGCGACTCAGTTGACCGGGCAGCCGATGTTGCAAGTGATAATCAAACAGAACGAAATCGCTCGCTACGGAATCCCGGCCTCCAGCGTCTTGGACTTGGTCGAAGCCGTTGGCAATCGTCCTGTTGGCGACGTGTTTCAAGGACAGCTTCGTTTTCCACTGACCGTTCGACTTCCTGACGAATTCCGTGACGACCCGGAGAAGATTGCCTCGATTCCGGTCACAACGCCACGCGGCGAACAGATTCCGCTTGGACGATTGGCCGAAGTGAAGTTCACGAGTGGCCCATCACAGATCGCCCGCGAATGGGGGCAACGCCGAGTCACTGTATCCGTAAATGTGCGAGGCCGCGATGTCGGCAGCTTCGTTGCAGAAGCGGAGAGAAAGATCGCGGAACAGGTAACACTGCCCTCGGCAAGATATCACGTCGAATTCGGCGGGCAGTTTGAACACATGATTCAAGCTCGGCAACGGTTGTTTATCGTTGTTCCGGTCGCGTTGGTACTGATCTTTTCGCTGCTGTACGTGACCTACGGTAACGCCATCGATACCGTGAGAATCTTCACCGGCATTCCGTTTGCGTGGACCGGCGGAGTGATCGCGTTGTGGCTGCGAGACATGCCATTCTCTATTTCTGCGGCAGTTGGTTTTGTGGCCTTATCCGGCGTTGCGGTGCTGGATGACATGCTGCTGGTCTCCACGATTCGGCAACTACGCCAACGCGGTCGGGATTTGGAATCCGCAGTCGAAGAAGCAGCTTTGACTCGGCTTCGTCCTGTATTGATGACAACGCTGGTGGCTGCGTTGGGATTTGTCCCGATGGCCCTCAGCACTGGAATGGGTGCGGAAGTTCAGCGACCGCTCGCAACCGTCGTCATTGGAGGCGTTGTCAGTGCGATGGTGATGTCGCTGCTGGTCTTGCGAGTGCTTTACATGGTATTTCAAAGCCCATTGGGTTCTGCGGATGAACCGGCTCACGGTGATGAGACCCCGCAGAAGATCAATGGCGAACAGGTTGATAGTGAGATGTTCAGCGAGAGTTCCACTCAAAGGCAACCGAGTCGTTTTGGTGCCGACACTCGCTGATGAAAGTTGATTGCAAGGAGAAACTGCAATGCGTTTGGTTTATGGAATGATGTTGTTGGCGATGTTCGGATTCACCACGCTCGGATTGACCGGGTGTAGTTCCAGCACGGACACAGTCAGCACAGAAGAACATGCTGACCACGATCATGAGGGCGAAGACCACGCTGGACATGATCACAACGGCTGGTGGTGCAACGAACACGGTGTTCCCGAAGACGAATGTGCTTTATGCAAGACGTCACTGGTCGCCGACTTCAAAGCGAAAGGCGACTGGTGCGACGAACATGACAGACCTGAATCGCAGTGCTTTGAGTGCAGCCCGGAAAACTTCGAGAAATTTGCCGCGAGATATGAAGCTAAGTTTGGTGAGCAACCACCGAAGCCAACGGAGTGATGACGAGTGAGTATGGAGAGCAACAAAAAGGAAATCGAGCTGCTCATTCACGGGATGGATTGCGCTGAGGAGGTCACACTCCTCAAACGTGAATTGATTCCGCTATTGGGCGATGAAGATCGACTCGGTTTTGATTTATTGAATGGCAAGCTGTCCGTTGACACGTCTTCACTAGACGTGTCACGAACGGATGTGCTGGCGGCAATCGAACGGGCTGGCCTGAAGTCCGAGCCTTGGCAGGACGATGGTGCGACGAGTAACGACCTTTCGTTCTGGCAAAAGCATCAGCGTTCGATACTGACTGCGGTGAGTGGTCTGTTCGGACTGAGCGGGTTGGCTTTGCAACTGTGGACGGGTGAGTCGGAATCGGTACCGATTGCATCGATCGTGCTTTACAGCATCGGCATCGTTGCAGGTCTGCTGATGGTGCTGCCGAAAGCGTGGCGGTCGCTTGTCTCATTGCGTCCCGATATGAACCTGTTGATGTCAGTCGCCGTGATTGGAGCGGTATTGATTGGCGAATGGTTCGAGGGGGCGACGGTTGCGTTTCTGTTTTCGTTCTCACTACTGCTTGAGTCATGGAGCGTAGGCCGGGCACGTCGCGCCATCGCTTCATTGATGGACTTGTCACCACCAACCGCTCACCTTCGGGGCGAAGCAGGTGACGTGAACGACGTGGCTCCCGCTGATGTGCCGGTCGGTTCCACGGTTGTTGTTCGTCCCGGTGAGAAGATTCCGCTTGATGGTCGTGTCCTTAGCGGAATCAGTGGTGTGAATCAGGCACCGATTACCGGAGAAAGTGTTCCTGTTGAAAAGGAAGCCGATGACGAAGTATTTGCCGGAACTATCAATGGTGATGGCTTGCTGGAAATCGAAACGACCAAAGCTGCTGATGACACGACGCTGGCTCGCATCATCAAGATGGTTGGTGACGCCGGGTCCAAACGTGCTCCGTCGGAAAAGTGGGTCGAGAAGTTTGCCGCCATCTATACACCTGTGGTCATGATCGTCGCCTTCCTGATGCTGGTGATTCCACCGCTGGTTTTCGGGGGAGAGTGGTCAGTCTGGCTCTACCGTTCGCTGGTATTGCTGGTCATCGCTTGCCCGTGTGCCCTCGTGATTTCAACTCCCGTGAGCGTCGTCGCTGCATTGGCTGCTGCTGCTCGCAATGGCGTACTCATCAAAGGAGGAGTGTTTATTGAAGTCCCCGCCCACCTCAAGGCGATAGCGATGGACAAGACCGGCACATTGACACGGGGAGAGCCGACAGTTGTCGACGTAGTGCCGATGAACGGACATGACGAAGCGGAGCTACTGTTGCGAGCCGGTGCGTTGGAACTCAACAGCAACCATCCTTTGGCTCGTGCGATTGTCGAAGAAGCCAAACGTCGGGAACTGCAGCTTGTCCCCGCCGGCGAGTTTGAAACCATTCAGGGCAAAGGAGCGGCAGGAATCATCAACGGCAAGCCGTTTTGGTTGGGTTCACATCGCTACTTGGAACAGCGCCGACAGGAGACACCGGAGGTTCACGAGCAGTTGGAATCGATGACGGAAGCGGGGCGAACCGTGGTGGTGGTTGGAAACGATGAACACGTTTGCGGTTTCATCACACTGGCCGACGCCATTCGGGAAGAAACCCGCGATGCGATTCGTCAACTTCATGAAGCAGGTGTCGAGCAACTGGTGATGCTGACCGGTGACAACGAAGGCACGGCCAAAGCGATCGCGAAGGAAGCAGGCATCGACGAAGTTCACGCTGAGCTATTGCCTGAAGATAAAGTCGTGGCGGTGGAACGGCTGGTCAAACAATATGAACACGTCGCAATGATTGGCGATGGCGTTAACGACGCCCCAGCACTTGCTCGTGCGTCACTCGGGCTTGCGATGGGGGCCGCGGGGAGCGATGCGGCCATCGAAACGGCTGACATTGCTTTGATGTCCGATGACCTTTCTAAGCTACCGTGGCTGATTCACCATTCACGACGAACGCTCAGTATCATTCGTCAGAACATCGCGTTCTCGCTGGCCGTCAAAGCTCTGTTCGTCGTGTTGACGTTCGCCGGGTTCGCATCGCTGTGGGCCGCGATCGCAGCCGACATGGGAGCCTCACTGCTTGTGATTGGGAATGGTCTACGACTGCTCAAATCGTGATGGAGTTATATTGAGTTGCTTAGACAGTTGACGGTGGTGGAACATCGACGGGCTTTGAATTGTCGCTAGGTGGTAGAGACGGCGAGCTTGGGTCAAACGACGACGGTGGGGGACCGTCCATCCGAATCGAATCATCCTGTTGTGGTTGTTCACGGCGGAAGCCCTGTTGCGGCTGATAGTCTCTTACTGAATTGCGAGGCAACGATGGCGGTGCGAGGTAACCTCGATCAGATGGTGCAACGTGACGACTGGGAAGTTGACGATCATGAGCGTGGCCATCGTGTGAATGTTCGCTGTAGCTATCTCCGGTGTGTGAGTGGGCTTCGCCGGGCGATGACAAGCCAAAACCGGGTTGGTATTCGTCGGTCAACAGGTTCGAATACGTTCGGCCACGTTGAAGTGGACAACCAATCGGTTCGCTGCAGATGGGGTCATTTCCGTAAGGACACGCAGCCTCAGCGTAAATGGGAATCGCATGATGCCGACTCAGGGCTGTGGTCGGATAAGCGGTGCGGCCATACTCATAGTAGTCGCCGTGGCCGTAATGATGTCGGTGGCCATGATCATGGTGGCTGTAGGAATGGCCGTAAGCGTTGCCGCCGTGGAGGTCTCCATACAGGTATTGGGCTGACGCGGGAGTTGCGATGCAGCCGGAAAGTGCCAACACGGATAAAGTTGCCAGCGTGGTCGTGCGAAACATGGTTTGATCCTGTTGGCTTGGTTGATATGCCGTCAAAGGCGAGCCGTCGAGATTCCGACGACTCACGGAGTTAGAATTGGAGAACGTGTGAGCAGCCGATTAGTGATGTCCGCCGACGCCTATGACGTGAAAGCGTCCAATATCAACATGCAGGCCACCGTGCTGATGACCGCTGTACGATCGGTGGCGGGGAGCATATCTCTGCTGAAACCGAGGCTGATAGCCATACCCATTGCCGTATCCGTAGGACTGGCCACCGTAGTATCCCCCATAACCGTAGTTGGAATACGCCGAGCGACCATAGCCGCTGTGGCCGTGAGCGTAACCGTGCCCGCCGTGGTGACCATGATGAACTCCGTGGCCACCGTGATGCCAGTCACCGGCTTCCGAGGTCGAGGCAATGAGACTGAATCCGACAACAAGTGCCA containing:
- a CDS encoding efflux RND transporter periplasmic adaptor subunit: MTFCDVHGVHGCVLHNPLLAETKSLAEITDNDLVRAERALTVRPRRENLALSQLPGSRIQFASLDAMQSAGVDVEPVQRNAIIESVETAGEVRYDATKTAQVSPLADGIVKEVRVNVGDWVEAGQVLAVVDSEKVGRLKSDLLSALSDERLKQDAVRRIEPLANRNVIPGKRLLESQTELQQATSLVEKTVRSLSNLGLSVDLDRLRSLEPEQAKDAVRNLGTDQIEARDSDNLIVVIATLAGRVVERETVVGEVVDRGTQMFRLSDTRTVWLDLRVPAEEASLAKIGQEVRYRPDGQATEHRGKVIWISSDVDRQTRTVRVRAELENEDGSLRNESFGLGQIVLRDEPDAIVVPDSSIQWDGENTLVFVRDKRFFEKDRPKFFVARSVRVGIKQDGFTEIIAGVLPGEVVASSGSDVLRAQLLKNNLGAGCTCGH
- a CDS encoding efflux RND transporter permease subunit, encoding MLTRLIDLSLHHRFAVLFGVLVLIAGGGYALSQLDVDAFPDTTPIMVQVNTTAPALSPEEIERQITYPIEQSLSGLPLLENIRSVSKYGFSQVVVTFEDGTDIYFARQVVGERLATVELPGGVSRPKMGPVATGLGEVFHYVLTYPGVDFTKLPESERMRMLTELRTTHDWVVKPQLRTVAGTAEINSWGGYEKQFQVRIDPAGLVSRGLTFGEVVDALQENNRNVGGGNVDRMGEMLLVQGLGRTTNISQIENIVIKASDGVPVRIRDVATVEVGHEIRRGAVTADGNGEAVMGLGFMLMGENTHQYTDALKQRVEEIKANLPPGMTLVTMYDRTELVDSVIDTVRKNLFEGGLLVIAVLFFFLGNLRAGLIVALAIPLSMLFAFSGMWRFGIVASLLSLGAIDFGLVVDSSVVMVENCVRHLSQANPLNRSRLERIRDAAVEVRGPTMFGELIIMIVYLPILTLEGIEGKMFRPMALTVIFALAGSMLLSMTLMPVLASLLLPKKMSHREPLLVRILKRLYRPVLHFTMHQKTAIIGFAVAVLVVAFGMIAPNLGTEFMPQLSEGSVAINVVRLAGTQLDESMRFNTQMEKALLDEFPDEVAHVWSRIGSAEIATDPMGLELTDVFITLKPRDEWKKAATQAELTALFEQKLRTLPGQRLAYTQPIKLRMDELGTGSRSDIAVKLYGDDLDTLAAKATEIERVLLDVPGSADVGATQLTGQPMLQVIIKQNEIARYGIPASSVLDLVEAVGNRPVGDVFQGQLRFPLTVRLPDEFRDDPEKIASIPVTTPRGEQIPLGRLAEVKFTSGPSQIAREWGQRRVTVSVNVRGRDVGSFVAEAERKIAEQVTLPSARYHVEFGGQFEHMIQARQRLFIVVPVALVLIFSLLYVTYGNAIDTVRIFTGIPFAWTGGVIALWLRDMPFSISAAVGFVALSGVAVLDDMLLVSTIRQLRQRGRDLESAVEEAALTRLRPVLMTTLVAALGFVPMALSTGMGAEVQRPLATVVIGGVVSAMVMSLLVLRVLYMVFQSPLGSADEPAHGDETPQKINGEQVDSEMFSESSTQRQPSRFGADTR
- a CDS encoding RND transporter, whose translation is MRLVYGMMLLAMFGFTTLGLTGCSSSTDTVSTEEHADHDHEGEDHAGHDHNGWWCNEHGVPEDECALCKTSLVADFKAKGDWCDEHDRPESQCFECSPENFEKFAARYEAKFGEQPPKPTE
- a CDS encoding heavy metal translocating P-type ATPase; the encoded protein is MESNKKEIELLIHGMDCAEEVTLLKRELIPLLGDEDRLGFDLLNGKLSVDTSSLDVSRTDVLAAIERAGLKSEPWQDDGATSNDLSFWQKHQRSILTAVSGLFGLSGLALQLWTGESESVPIASIVLYSIGIVAGLLMVLPKAWRSLVSLRPDMNLLMSVAVIGAVLIGEWFEGATVAFLFSFSLLLESWSVGRARRAIASLMDLSPPTAHLRGEAGDVNDVAPADVPVGSTVVVRPGEKIPLDGRVLSGISGVNQAPITGESVPVEKEADDEVFAGTINGDGLLEIETTKAADDTTLARIIKMVGDAGSKRAPSEKWVEKFAAIYTPVVMIVAFLMLVIPPLVFGGEWSVWLYRSLVLLVIACPCALVISTPVSVVAALAAAARNGVLIKGGVFIEVPAHLKAIAMDKTGTLTRGEPTVVDVVPMNGHDEAELLLRAGALELNSNHPLARAIVEEAKRRELQLVPAGEFETIQGKGAAGIINGKPFWLGSHRYLEQRRQETPEVHEQLESMTEAGRTVVVVGNDEHVCGFITLADAIREETRDAIRQLHEAGVEQLVMLTGDNEGTAKAIAKEAGIDEVHAELLPEDKVVAVERLVKQYEHVAMIGDGVNDAPALARASLGLAMGAAGSDAAIETADIALMSDDLSKLPWLIHHSRRTLSIIRQNIAFSLAVKALFVVLTFAGFASLWAAIAADMGASLLVIGNGLRLLKS